A genomic stretch from Primulina huaijiensis isolate GDHJ02 chromosome 14, ASM1229523v2, whole genome shotgun sequence includes:
- the LOC140956809 gene encoding protein ROOT INITIATION DEFECTIVE 3-like isoform X3, with product MKFELFSTLTALSLLFSVQVQGLAPGPGQEEIGLDLQWNFEIEPQKKRPKEQVFLENSNDYNNNNSNSQIVCSVIAPQHKQRFRKGDRLRQEILQKFQATQWPVSLNPAMEAAEILIASSPADADISCWNLCSGEKLRRFHSCSSPPHGLVNVAGRFLASSQLRKSKHSSSGSILYWSWNKPHVEARSILAEPIAPLVSNSEGTYIAGGGLSGDIYIWEIATGKLLKKWHAHYRAVTCLVFNDDQSLLISGAEDGCVRVWSLFLIFDDVRREEARSLYEYSFHEHSLKVTDIKTGHGGCNAIIVSASEDRTCKVWSLYEGKLLTDIVFPSIIDTIVLGPRETVFYAGGRDGKIYIAGLNSPGTPNNSLVSLTEHSDLQFISLSESLRGYEHVILQYMEGLW from the exons ATGAAATTTGAGCTTTTTTCTACCCTAACGGCACTTTCTCTCCTTTTTTCAGTTCAAGTTCAAGGTTTGGCTCCTGGCCCGGGTCAAGAAGAAATCGGGCTCGATTTACAGTGGAATTTCGAGATTGAGCCCCAGAAAAAGAGGCCCAAAGAACAAGTGTTCCTGGAGAACAGTAAtgattataataataacaatagtaACTCCCAGATCGTCTGCTCAGTCATTGCTCCTCAACACAAACAGAGATTCCGTAAA GGTGATCGTCTGAGGCAAGAGATTTTACAGAAGTTTCAAGCAACCCAGTGGCCAGTTAGCCTAAACCCTGCGATGGAAGCCGCTGAAATCTTGATAGCGTCATCACCGGCAGACGCCGACATAAGCTGTTGGAACCTCTGCAGCGGCGAGAAGCTCCGACGGTTCCATTCATGCTCTTCTCCTCCTCACGGTCTCGTCAACGTAGCCGGGCGCTTTCTTGCCTCGTCCCAACTACGAAAATCTAAGCACTCTTCTTCTGGCTCCATCCTTTATTGGTCCTGGAACAAg CCACATGTAGAAGCCCGTAGCATCCTTGCAGAACCCATTGCGCCACTTGTCTCAAATAGTGAGGGAACTTATATTGCTGGAGGAGGTCTTTCAGGCGATATCTACATTTGGGAG ATTGCGACTGGGAAATTGCTGAAGAAGTGGCATGCACATTACAGGGCTGTCACTTGCCTGGTATTCAATGATGACCAATCCCTCTTGATTTCAGGGGCAGAGGATGGATGTGTTCGGGTGTGGTCACTTTTCTT GATATTTGATGATGTGAGGAGAGAAGAGGCAAGATCTCTGTATGAGTACAGCTTTCACGAGCATTCTTTGAAAGTGACCGACATTAAGACTGGACATGGAGGATGTAATGCCATCATCGTGTCGGCTTCTGAGGACCGTACATGCAAG GTATGGAGCTTATATGAAGGAAAACTATTAACAGATATAGTCTTTCCTTCCATAATTGATACTATTGTCTTGGGACCTAGAGAAACAGTATTTTATGCTGGTGGCAGGGATGGCAAAATTTATATTGCCGGATTAAATTCTCCTGGTACCCCCAACAACAGCCTTGTTTCATTGACTGAGCATAG TGACCTGCAATTCATTTCGTTATCAGAATCTCTTCGAGGCTACGAGCATGTTATTCTACAATATATGGAGGGTTTATGGTAG
- the LOC140956809 gene encoding protein ROOT INITIATION DEFECTIVE 3-like isoform X2 encodes MEAAEILIASSPADADISCWNLCSGEKLRRFHSCSSPPHGLVNVAGRFLASSQLRKSKHSSSGSILYWSWNKPHVEARSILAEPIAPLVSNSEGTYIAGGGLSGDIYIWEIATGKLLKKWHAHYRAVTCLVFNDDQSLLISGAEDGCVRVWSLFLIFDDVRREEARSLYEYSFHEHSLKVTDIKTGHGGCNAIIVSASEDRTCKVWSLYEGKLLTDIVFPSIIDTIVLGPRETVFYAGGRDGKIYIAGLNSPGTPNNSLVSLTEHSKAVTCLAFSADGLLLVSGSEDGLIRVWDTRTRNIVRVFRHTKGAVNNVLITRQSQSVFSQMSKKSGDTTPKGHSFLFPPPLQKYASTAEENAHVDVYLSPHDNSDKFLDLSYISVQTMENQIKELERQGSSVASEVELERLKSEQERSAQMIQHWERMYKKLHQFCVEEIWDGSLTEGARSREL; translated from the exons ATGGAAGCCGCTGAAATCTTGATAGCGTCATCACCGGCAGACGCCGACATAAGCTGTTGGAACCTCTGCAGCGGCGAGAAGCTCCGACGGTTCCATTCATGCTCTTCTCCTCCTCACGGTCTCGTCAACGTAGCCGGGCGCTTTCTTGCCTCGTCCCAACTACGAAAATCTAAGCACTCTTCTTCTGGCTCCATCCTTTATTGGTCCTGGAACAAg CCACATGTAGAAGCCCGTAGCATCCTTGCAGAACCCATTGCGCCACTTGTCTCAAATAGTGAGGGAACTTATATTGCTGGAGGAGGTCTTTCAGGCGATATCTACATTTGGGAG ATTGCGACTGGGAAATTGCTGAAGAAGTGGCATGCACATTACAGGGCTGTCACTTGCCTGGTATTCAATGATGACCAATCCCTCTTGATTTCAGGGGCAGAGGATGGATGTGTTCGGGTGTGGTCACTTTTCTT GATATTTGATGATGTGAGGAGAGAAGAGGCAAGATCTCTGTATGAGTACAGCTTTCACGAGCATTCTTTGAAAGTGACCGACATTAAGACTGGACATGGAGGATGTAATGCCATCATCGTGTCGGCTTCTGAGGACCGTACATGCAAG GTATGGAGCTTATATGAAGGAAAACTATTAACAGATATAGTCTTTCCTTCCATAATTGATACTATTGTCTTGGGACCTAGAGAAACAGTATTTTATGCTGGTGGCAGGGATGGCAAAATTTATATTGCCGGATTAAATTCTCCTGGTACCCCCAACAACAGCCTTGTTTCATTGACTGAGCATAG TAAAGCTGTAACATGCTTGGCTTTTAGTGCTGATGGACTTCTATTAGTTTCTGGATCAGAGGATGGTTTGATTCGagtttgggatactagaactcgAAATATCGTTCGTGTTTTCAGACACACAAAAG GTGCAGTTAATAACGTTCTCATCACCAGACAGTCGCAGTCTGTATTTTCTCAGATGTCTAAAAAGTCAGGAGATACAACACCAAAAGGGCACAGCTTCCTTTTTCCACCCCCACTACAAAAGTATGCTAGTACGGCAGAGGAAAATGCCCATGTTGACGTTTATCTCAGTCCTCATGACAATTCTGACAAATTCTTAGACTTGTCGTATATTAGCGTTCAAACAATGGAGAATCAAATTAAAGAACTAGAG CGACAAGGTTCTTCAGTGGCATCTGAGGTGGAATTAGAAAGGCTGAAAAGCGAACAAGAACGATCTGCTCAAATGATTCAGCACTGGGAGAGAATGTACAAGAAGCTACATCAGTTTTGCGTTGAAGAGATTTGGGATGGTAGTCTCACTGAAGGTGCCAGAAGTCGTGAGCTATGA
- the LOC140956809 gene encoding protein ROOT INITIATION DEFECTIVE 3-like isoform X1: MKFELFSTLTALSLLFSVQVQGLAPGPGQEEIGLDLQWNFEIEPQKKRPKEQVFLENSNDYNNNNSNSQIVCSVIAPQHKQRFRKGDRLRQEILQKFQATQWPVSLNPAMEAAEILIASSPADADISCWNLCSGEKLRRFHSCSSPPHGLVNVAGRFLASSQLRKSKHSSSGSILYWSWNKPHVEARSILAEPIAPLVSNSEGTYIAGGGLSGDIYIWEIATGKLLKKWHAHYRAVTCLVFNDDQSLLISGAEDGCVRVWSLFLIFDDVRREEARSLYEYSFHEHSLKVTDIKTGHGGCNAIIVSASEDRTCKVWSLYEGKLLTDIVFPSIIDTIVLGPRETVFYAGGRDGKIYIAGLNSPGTPNNSLVSLTEHSKAVTCLAFSADGLLLVSGSEDGLIRVWDTRTRNIVRVFRHTKGAVNNVLITRQSQSVFSQMSKKSGDTTPKGHSFLFPPPLQKYASTAEENAHVDVYLSPHDNSDKFLDLSYISVQTMENQIKELERQGSSVASEVELERLKSEQERSAQMIQHWERMYKKLHQFCVEEIWDGSLTEGARSREL; encoded by the exons ATGAAATTTGAGCTTTTTTCTACCCTAACGGCACTTTCTCTCCTTTTTTCAGTTCAAGTTCAAGGTTTGGCTCCTGGCCCGGGTCAAGAAGAAATCGGGCTCGATTTACAGTGGAATTTCGAGATTGAGCCCCAGAAAAAGAGGCCCAAAGAACAAGTGTTCCTGGAGAACAGTAAtgattataataataacaatagtaACTCCCAGATCGTCTGCTCAGTCATTGCTCCTCAACACAAACAGAGATTCCGTAAA GGTGATCGTCTGAGGCAAGAGATTTTACAGAAGTTTCAAGCAACCCAGTGGCCAGTTAGCCTAAACCCTGCGATGGAAGCCGCTGAAATCTTGATAGCGTCATCACCGGCAGACGCCGACATAAGCTGTTGGAACCTCTGCAGCGGCGAGAAGCTCCGACGGTTCCATTCATGCTCTTCTCCTCCTCACGGTCTCGTCAACGTAGCCGGGCGCTTTCTTGCCTCGTCCCAACTACGAAAATCTAAGCACTCTTCTTCTGGCTCCATCCTTTATTGGTCCTGGAACAAg CCACATGTAGAAGCCCGTAGCATCCTTGCAGAACCCATTGCGCCACTTGTCTCAAATAGTGAGGGAACTTATATTGCTGGAGGAGGTCTTTCAGGCGATATCTACATTTGGGAG ATTGCGACTGGGAAATTGCTGAAGAAGTGGCATGCACATTACAGGGCTGTCACTTGCCTGGTATTCAATGATGACCAATCCCTCTTGATTTCAGGGGCAGAGGATGGATGTGTTCGGGTGTGGTCACTTTTCTT GATATTTGATGATGTGAGGAGAGAAGAGGCAAGATCTCTGTATGAGTACAGCTTTCACGAGCATTCTTTGAAAGTGACCGACATTAAGACTGGACATGGAGGATGTAATGCCATCATCGTGTCGGCTTCTGAGGACCGTACATGCAAG GTATGGAGCTTATATGAAGGAAAACTATTAACAGATATAGTCTTTCCTTCCATAATTGATACTATTGTCTTGGGACCTAGAGAAACAGTATTTTATGCTGGTGGCAGGGATGGCAAAATTTATATTGCCGGATTAAATTCTCCTGGTACCCCCAACAACAGCCTTGTTTCATTGACTGAGCATAG TAAAGCTGTAACATGCTTGGCTTTTAGTGCTGATGGACTTCTATTAGTTTCTGGATCAGAGGATGGTTTGATTCGagtttgggatactagaactcgAAATATCGTTCGTGTTTTCAGACACACAAAAG GTGCAGTTAATAACGTTCTCATCACCAGACAGTCGCAGTCTGTATTTTCTCAGATGTCTAAAAAGTCAGGAGATACAACACCAAAAGGGCACAGCTTCCTTTTTCCACCCCCACTACAAAAGTATGCTAGTACGGCAGAGGAAAATGCCCATGTTGACGTTTATCTCAGTCCTCATGACAATTCTGACAAATTCTTAGACTTGTCGTATATTAGCGTTCAAACAATGGAGAATCAAATTAAAGAACTAGAG CGACAAGGTTCTTCAGTGGCATCTGAGGTGGAATTAGAAAGGCTGAAAAGCGAACAAGAACGATCTGCTCAAATGATTCAGCACTGGGAGAGAATGTACAAGAAGCTACATCAGTTTTGCGTTGAAGAGATTTGGGATGGTAGTCTCACTGAAGGTGCCAGAAGTCGTGAGCTATGA
- the LOC140956490 gene encoding transcription factor HEC1-like: MDAEFLKSSVEDQMEMMLMQMDTLPDFSGAYEIPLMEFCNHHETRSLGITSNNFDSALDNLHMNSPAFMNLQPGNSSCSRGFHQESLSMLPFLQHNSSCERRWEMEEFSGEGGDSQKRNSMAAIREMIFRIAAMQPVHIDPESVKPPKRKNVKISTDPQSVAARHRRERISERIRILQRLVPGGTKMDTASMLDEAIHYVKFLKNQVQNLERVAANRPAPAADAIGFPVPMSGGNYFPVPDKGYHRSMPPSVQHLQDS, from the coding sequence ATGGACGCTGAGTTCTTGAAATCTTCTGTTGAAGATCAGATGGAAATGATGCTGATGCAAATGGACACACTCCCGGATTTTTCCGGGGCGTATGAGATCCCACTGATGGAATTCTGCAATCACCACGAAACTAGAAGTTTAGGAATCACAAGCAATAATTTTGATTCTGCTCTTGATAACTTACACATGAATTCACCTGCTTTCATGAATCTGCAGCCCGGAAATTCTTCATGTTCCCGCGGGTTTCATCAAGAATCATTGTCTATGTTGCCGTTCCTGCAGCACAATTCAAGCTGCGAAAGGAGATGGGAAATGGAGGAATTTTCCGGAGAAGGTGGGGATTCGCAGAAACGTAATTCGATGGCTGCGATACGTGAAATGATCTTCAGAATCGCGGCGATGCAGCCTGTTCATATCGACCCCGAGTCCGTGAAGCCACCGAAGAGGAAGAATGTGAAGATATCGACGGACCCTCAAAGCGTGGCGGCGCGCCACCGCCGGGAGAGGATAAGTGAGCGGATTAGGATTCTTCAGAGACTTGTACCGGGAGGAACTAAGATGGATACTGCTTCTATGCTTGATGAGGCCATTCATTACGTTAAATTCTTGAAGAACCAAGTGCAGAATCTTGAAAGGGTGGCGGCGAATAGGCCAGCCCCCGCTGCTGACGCTATTGGATTCCCGGTGCCAATGTCTGGTGGAAATTACTTTCCGGTTCCTGATAAGGGTTATCACCGGTCGATGCCTCCCAGTGTGCAGCATCTGCAAGATTCTTGA
- the LOC140957115 gene encoding uncharacterized protein, with product MNWKVNIVNLSRKGRTKVQILDSSEAETTEDENLAIVSARNSFSRALKECEDRRLRSVGSLNKSDRRTASVDLNISVSNSGNSSSPRFDAMKKPSVANRRTSAFPSPGTPNYRHPSIRIQKRWSSERSPSHTNANKRTVNTALLPYNNGRTLPSKWEDAERWIFSPVSGDGSIRASTHQPQRRPRSKSGPLGPPGVAYYQMFSPAAPMSAGGNTVKLIANSPFSAGVLAADGLWIRTADCNGNTNFLTGTEPCMARSISIHGCSELISQSSLPRHQDEKCNGFEDAANCISRDISRRDMATQMSPESSIQSSSERKSSFSLATPSVLPLVEFESMHASKLEIRDVPVDEPVTMTRWSKKNKSKNSERGGGYINDWKRKAVNVGSATWEVSMETSNSISTIRREEARITAWETLQKAKAEAAIRKLEVKLEKKRSSSMDKIMNKLRSSQKKVRDMRSSVMANQAQQIERPSVKALSFRRARQIGSLSGCFTCHAF from the exons ATGAACTGGAAAGTT AATATTGTTAACCTCAGTAGGAAAGGAAGAACTAAAG TTCAAATATTAGATAGCAGTGAGGCAGAAACTACAGAGGATGAAAATCTGGctatagtgtctgcaagaaatTCGTTCTCTCGAGCCCTCAAAG AATGTGAAGACAGAAGGTTGAGATCCGTAGGGTCATTGAACAAATCAGATCGCAGAACTGCTTCTGTGGATCTCAACATTTCTGTGAGTAATTCTGGGAACTCCTCTTCACCACGGTTTGATGCGATGAAAAAACCATCAGTTGCAAATCGAAGGACCAGCGCATTCCCAAGTCCTGGCACACCTAATTACCGGCACCCGAGTATAAGGATTCAAAAAAGATGGAGTTCTGAACGGAGTCCATCTCACACCAATGCGAATAAGAGGACTGTAAATACTGCATTGTTGCCTTACAATAATGGAAGGACCTTGCCTTCGAAATGGGAAGATGCAGAAAGGTGGATTTTTAGTCCTGTATCTGGAGATGGTTCTATAAGGGCTTCAACTCATCAGCCACAGAGACGGCCCAGATCAAAGAGTGGGCCACTTGGTCCTCCTGGAGTTGCTTACTATCAGATGTTTTCTCCTGCTGCACCTATGTCTGCAGGAGGGAATACTGTGAAGCTAATTGCAAACTCGCCATTTTCGGCTGGAGTGTTGGCTGCCGATGGCTTATGGATTCGAACTGCTGATTGTAATGGTAATACAAACTTTCTTACAGGGACGGAGCCTTGTATGGCGAGGTCGATTAGCATACATGGATGTTCAGAATTGATAAGTCAATCATCATTGCCTAGACACCAAG ATGAGAAATGCAATGGTTTTGAAGATGCGGCCAACTGTATATCACGTGATATTTCGAGGCGGGACATGGCCACTCAAATGAGTCCAGAGAGTAGTATCCAGTCCTCATCCGAGAGGAAATCGTCCTTCTCTCTTGCGACTCCTTCTGTTCTACCCCTTGTAGAATTTGAAAGCATGCACGCCTCCAAACTGGAGATCAGGGATGTGCCGGTTGATGAACCAGTCACCATGACAAGGTGGTCCAAAAAGAATAAGAGTAAGAATTCTGAGAGAGGCGGTGGCTATATAAATGACTGGAAAAGAAAAGCTGTAAACGTTGGCTCTGCTACTTGGGAAGTGTCAATGGAGACATCTAATAGTATTTCGAC AATTCGGAGGGAAGAAGCTAGAATTACTGCATGGGAGACTTTACAAAAAGCAAAAGCTGAAGCTGCAATAAGAAAACTAGAG GTGAAATTGGAGAAAAAGAGGTCATCTTCTATGGACAAAATTATGAACAAACTAAGATCTTCACAGAAGAAGGTTCGGGATATGAGAAGCTCGGTGATGGCGAACCAGGCTCAGCAGATTGAAAGGCCCTCTGTCAAAGCATTATCCTTTCGAAGAGCTCGTCAAATAGGTTCATTGAGCGGTTGCTTTACTTGTCATGCATTTTAG